Genomic segment of Alligator mississippiensis isolate rAllMis1 chromosome 6, rAllMis1, whole genome shotgun sequence:
agcaaagtcacctcgaagaagtccttccaaatcaataggattgccatttacaatagaaatacattaatgtagctatattactcatctataattgatagagtacaaaattctggggtatttttggtgaatatAGGGTAtagggccttggttcaggaacgaatcccccatttataacgttgTTGCTTataagaaaattggttccgagtaaCAATGTTTCGGCTTAAGGCCTGGATTTCAGGAACCAATTGGGTCGTaaatccgaggactgcctgtacagggAAAATTCAGACCTGCTAGTTCACTTTATGGTCTTTAACTTGTTTTACCATTGGTTTTATAAAGCTTTGTAGACAATGACACCTAAGCCCATTATTATCAAGTCCCATCAACATGTCTTCTCCTGAAGTCActttctgcccctctcccccagtgccACGACAGTCACAGTCCTGCTATGCACATGCTGCCTTTGTCAGCTTTTTTCTGTTCATGCAGGTTTAGGGAAAATGAGGCGTATTTCTAGGCAACTTTACAGTGTTGGAAGGACATTTTTACAGAGCACTTGAGGAAATAGGAGGATACAGCTGCTTAACTTTTGGTTAGCCTGTGCTGTTACACTCCTTGGAACCCCCGTAGGAAGAAGGGATCTTTGATATATAGATTAAAATATGGATTTTTCCCTACCAAATAATGATGATGTTGGGGGCGGGAAGCAGGATGTGCAACAGCAAAAAAGGAGTTTGGAAAGCTGGCAGTACACTACAGGGTCCCACAATCACAACAGCCCATGGCTCACACCTGCCATACAGTATCTGCCTGCTTAGCAAACCTGTTCCTTCAGTAAGAGGTCTGAAGAGAGCCTTTCTGAAGCCTGGTTTGTTTAAAAGTGAATTCAAATAGCAATGGGAGTCAAGAGAGTCAGACAGTGATTTTCCAGTGATTTCCTGGCGACATGCACACAAAATTAAACTTCTCATTTATGCCATACCAGGCATATCTAAGATGTATTTGCCACTGGATCCAACTGAAATCACCAAGAACTGCAAAACATACTTAGGGGTAAAATGTGGTTCCTAGGGATTAGTGACAGGTGTGCAGCTGTCACTCCTTGTACGAGGTTGATTCATTCTCTTTGTACTGGGTTGATTTATTGCAGTGTCGACACTACGGGTGAGGAGTTCACCCTTCCCTATATCCAGCTTCTTTTCTCTTACCGTTTTTGACTTATGCAAACACTCAAGGAAGTCTTCGTACTCGATGCTGCATTCGACGTTGGCACGGGTCTGCCCAATGCCATGGGTGCACTGAATCCAGTCCTTCTCAAAAGAATAGCACCGACTTGCCTTTTTGAAAGGCTGCTCTGAGCTCATATTAATCAACCATTTGTCCGTATTGATACCCAGCGCATCCTGAAGCTCCCAATACGCCATGGCTGAGAGACAAATAGAAAGAAATAAAGACAGGCTGCTGCAAGACTAGACTAGAGAACAGCCTTAGTGAGACAGGAGCCTATGTTCTTGAAGCAGACTGACCAAACAAGGGTCTGTAGCTATACACATACAATTTTCCCTGGATGATTTATACAAGAGTTAAAGGCTCATCTGATacacgcacacgcgcacacacacagacaccagaAGTGCACCGATACCAATATAAAGATACCGATTGCTggatcagtaccgatataaagaaaattggctgtatcagtaTACAGTAGCAATAAAGACACACCTAAAGAGCACACACTCAGTTTGAATTGCTTGGGTTCCTCCAATGTGTGAGAAGCTAGACCGAGACAATAATCCTAAACACCACATCCTGAATTTTTATGAACAAAAGAAGCATacatattttgttaaaaaaaaaaaagctgtcctATGAATGGCAGTCTCACCTAGTTTATCTTCCAAATTTagcttctggaaaaaaaagaagagaggcaggTGTCATATAATATTTTATCAATTTCAgttaaaataaaaggaattaaTTCAATTAAAGTAAGTGACCTGacgaagaatatcttgcatttgaaagcttgtctaactctatgcCTACTGTGCGGTCAATCCAATAATACATATCATactaagaaatccttacctctcaaTTAAAATAACGGACGACAAGAGCTTTTAACACCTGATAATGCGCTTAGTGTGGTAGGCTGCACAAAAATAAAGACAGTCAATGCCCCAAAACACTTGCAATTTAAGACATGGACTACATCAAAGTCTCACTGGTATAGAtagtactgtatttacctgaacccaagatgactttgaatttaagaccactcccccataattagattctagatgtGGAAAATTAGAACTTTGATATAATCGTTcatatctagaatctaattactgggggatTGTCTTAAAATCTGTCTCGCCCACTGCTGATGCAGGAAAAGAGCAGTAGGGGGGCAGGTAATGGGGAGAGCAGAGGCGAGAGCGCAGGTGGGGGGAATGCAGTGGGGAAAAcaagggcaaggagcaggggtgAGGAAAAGCAGGCAtcttccccttgctcccctggTGACAACCTCCCTCTGCCCCAACCACTTACCTCCCCCTTCTGCTGCTTTTAGCCTTGATCCAAGCACAGGTGGAGCCCACAGCTGTTGCTGCCTCATGCTATGGGGAGATGCtactctgccctgctcctctctcccacccccgctggctgggagcaggccaCGGCTGAGAGGCCACGGTTCCAGCTGGGGGCTGCCGGGAGCCGCTGTGCAGGGACACCAGGCTGGCTGGAGGcctcagcagcagtgggcagattcccccttccctgcctggctcctggccGGCAacgggagcagggctggacacacGAATCTGCAAGCTGCTgatgctgtccctgccccagctgggcttcctgcaCAGCCAAGTCTCCCAGCTCCTAGCAGTGATACTCAGTTTTAGGATGAGGCTTTGTTTTTCTCATGATGAATTGCAGGGGGAACCTCATCTCGGACTCCAGTAACTACGGTAATCTCACCTAAGGAGGGACTGCTTTAATGACAGTTTTATACTGCCAAAAGCCTTAGCCTAATAAGCGCTATAATGCCTCAGGAGCGCTCTggtctgtgctgcagccactccagtgCGGTCAGGCTGCGCCAATACGTAGCACTGTGCTGCAGCCATGCCCTGGTGCTGACACAGCAATgccaacaagcattttctgaattAGAGATATCCCAACACCCTTCTCCTGCGGGTGCTTCCGCTTTCATTCACTCACACAGGGTGACTCGCATGAGCCGTGTCCCAGACACGCCGACACACTGGCTGGGCACCCCGAATTATTGGTGGGTCATGGCCGAAGGGACAGGCGCCAAGGCCCCTGCTACACGTGACATGTATTAtgcaaaaggaatcaggactcgtagtggaggcaacatcttttattagaccaactagatcttTTACTAGATATCTTATATTAGATCTAGTAAAAgatctagttggcctaataaaagatatcacctccaccATGAGTCCCGATTCCTTTTGCCActagaccaatacggctgcaacctggatacctgatgtATTATGCAATTCACGGGCAAACGGCGCAGCACAGCGAGATGGGCCACACGTGCCAACTCACTGTCGCATGATAAAAATGACCATCCAGTTATGAAGAGAGCCAACCACCTAGATAGTTAGTGCTTGAAAAGGCACAACCACCCCACAGCTGGTTGCTTACAGCCTGCGTCCGCAAACCATACCAGATACACACCCGCGGGGATGGCTCTGCTCCGTGGAGGAGCCGCTCGCCGAGGTCCCCGGTGGCTGGCGGGATCAGCGTCCCCTTGCTGTGAAGggggctaccggcatcctgggcggCACTGCCAGCAGATCGCCTGTCCGCTGACTCCAGCTATtcacccccttcccccgccccgcctgtctctcaccccttgaCTACCTCGATTTACACGGTCACTGACGGGCTCTCGCTCCCGCACGCtcggagagtccagcggagggcaatgaaaatggtttgggggttgggggacacgactggtgaggggaggaggctgaactgggcttgtttagcctggagaagaggagaccaaggagggatttaatagcagccttcacctccctgccggggggctgcaaagaggatggagcagggctgttcatcgtgggggcagatgacaagacaaggagcaatgggctcaactCCCTTGGAGAGGTTTAAGCCCCAGCtgcacaaagccctggctggggctggtcctgcttggcgCAGGGGCTGGACCAGACGTGACCCCTGAGCCCCGCTGTCTGCGACTACGCGCACAGGCTGGTCGCGAGCCGGGCTCGAACCTGCAGCCACGGGAGATGACCCGTGCACGGACCAGCCGGTCGCACAACCCGGGGCGTAGTGCGCATGCGCgggcccagcagcccctgcccagcgaCTCGCGCATGCGTGGGCCGACCACCACtatccccccccccgcctcagtGCCCCGCGCATGCGCGGGCCAGCAACAGCGCGCTCCCACCGCAGCGCCCGCGCGGCCCAGCCCCATGAGTCCTGCGGGAACCGGCGACCGAGCCCAaaggccccttcccttccctttccgcGCCCGCACGGCCCggcccttcctttcccttccgtCCGCAGCTGCCTCGCCAGCAACCCACCGCCTCCTGCGTCCTTCCACTTGTTTGCGACACTTCCCTGCCGTCAAGCGCTTCCTGTCGCGCGACGCCCACGCTGTGTTTACCGGCTGACGTCACTGCAAGGGCGGGGCGAGGTGAAAACCATAAAGGAAGGAGACTAGCGCGCCCCCTGCGGCCTCTTCCGCTTTGGGTTCGGCAGCGCCCCCTGCAGGCCGGAGGGGGAATAGTTTCCCTGCGCGCCCCGCAAGGGAGGCCAGGTCCGAGCGCCCCCTCCCGGCCGAGGGTGGGGACTGCGCTGCGCCCAGTGGGTCCCAGCCAGGGTGTCTGCACTGctggtgtgcaaacacgattgcCTGCATTTGAAACCCAGGTTTCAGATGGGAACCCGGGGTCCTAActaccccacctgccctgctgcggTCTGGGGGGTTTTGCgatagaaaaactgctctatttattatttttccatactcCAAAAACCAAGTGAACATGAGCTGGCACTTCCCCAGAGCGGCCTCGGATCCCACAAGCGGTGCCTCGAGTCCCGCGAGCCTGAAAAGTTTTTGAGGTGGCACCTGGCCTTGCTTCCCCTTCCGGTCTCTCCTGGGTCCGGGGCATGTTGCAGGGCAACCTCGGTGCAGTCAGGACGTCGAGTTTCTGATGACGGCTGGGAGCTGCCCACTCTGTCCATGCTAGCTCATCCCAAATCAAAGTCCCCCTGGCATCCAGCAGCAAAAGGCCCTCTGTGCTGCTTTAAAACACGCTCTTAAATGCTGCAGGGGACAGTGTGCTGGGGTGGGACCATGGACTCCTGCGTTCTAGTCTGTGCATTGACGGGAAAGTGAAATCCAGCAGTCCGAAcatcaggaactgggaataaAGACTATTGCTATTGCCTATGCCATTGCGTGACTATTGCCTATGCTCTGCTATTGCCTGATCTGAGAAGGGAATAGGATCGAAGTGATTGGAGCAGGGGTAGGAACTGTGACCATGCTGCTCGCTGGCTTTCTGACTTTGGCCGGGCCAAATGGAAGTCTGTTTCCCGTTATTAAAGTGGACATCATTTTCTTTATTTGGGGGGTCAAGAGAGTTAATTAGGGACCacatagatcagtggttcccaaccctgGGGCTCGATACAAATCAGGGTCACGGGGAGTCCACCCCTCACTCCGTCCGTCCAGTCTGTGGCACACGGTCTGTGTGGCTCTTGCCACCGCTgccccccacaatcccagcccaagctctgctGGCACCACCGGGCATGAGTcagtgttggggggcaggggtcgcAACCCAGGTTTAGGGCTGCTGCAAtaaaaggttgggaaccgctggcATAGACCAACAGAGACACTAAGATAGACATCACAGCGTGTGAAAATTTCCCAATCTCCTTAGCTGGTCCGTCAGGCTCACTGATGTGTGCAGTCACGGACGGGCGCTGCTTTTCAAGGTCGTGTGTTGTTGAGGCACCTCATGGGCTGTTCCATAGAAACCACAGGTTCCCTCAGCATAAGCGAGGAGACGATGAACAACATCGAACAAGATTCCCCTGGAGCCTCAACACCAGTCCCCCCGTTGACTTTGCGACTGCTATTTCTGCTGCACTTTCACGGACACTCGCAGCTGAACTAGGAGCATGCACTTGGTCAAACCTCCTCAGACTCTACAGGCATCATGTATTTTCTTTTACATGCATATAATTTGTTTGTTTAAGGGGGTGACGTGTAGTAATCAGCTAAGTTTATCTGTGCTTTAGCCAGGAGCCCCTAGCGTGCAGTCATCCCGATAGAGGGAATTGTTTCCTTAGGGCTGCCAAAGCCTAGGCTGGCCAGTGCATATGTGCTAAATGGTGTTGGGATAAAGCGTTACCCTTTCTCT
This window contains:
- the NDUFS5 gene encoding NADH dehydrogenase [ubiquinone] iron-sulfur protein 5 produces the protein MAYWELQDALGINTDKWLINMSSEQPFKKASRCYSFEKDWIQCTHGIGQTRANVECSIEYEDFLECLHKSKTAQRMTAILNQRNKLIKEGKYTPPPHHAGKVETRP